In the Azospirillum formosense genome, one interval contains:
- a CDS encoding VOC family protein yields MAKAIHMMIRVLDEERSRDFYARAFGLECADRYAFDGFTLVYLRNAENDFEIELTINHGRTEPYAHGDGYGHLAVCVDDLDGEHRRFTALGYGPNPIKEFARDGALMARFFFVQDPDGYKIEVLQRHGRYR; encoded by the coding sequence ATGGCCAAGGCCATCCACATGATGATCCGGGTCCTCGACGAGGAGCGGTCGCGGGACTTCTACGCCCGCGCGTTCGGCCTGGAATGCGCCGACCGCTACGCCTTCGACGGCTTCACCCTGGTCTATCTGCGCAACGCCGAAAACGACTTCGAGATCGAGCTGACCATCAACCACGGCCGCACCGAACCCTACGCGCACGGCGACGGCTACGGCCACTTGGCCGTCTGCGTCGACGACCTGGACGGGGAGCACCGGCGCTTCACCGCGCTCGGCTACGGCCCCAACCCGATCAAGGAGTTCGCGCGGGACGGCGCGCTGATGGCCCGCTTCTTCTTCGTGCAGGACCCCGACGGCTACAAGATCGAGGTCCTCCAGCGACACGGCCGCTACCGCTGA
- a CDS encoding beta-glucosidase: MHFPTLFDSAFLGGFECSTHRRHDGRRLDLIAATGHDRLAAEDYRRMAAHGLRSVRDGVRWHLIETTPGHYDWSSLLPMVRAAREAGVQVIWDLCHYGWPDDIDVWRPAFVERFACFAGAAAALLRDEGVEAPAYCPVNEISYWAWAGGDMKRFNPMAERRGAELKHQLVRASIAAIDAIRAADPRARIVQVDPVINVLPRPDRKGDAGAAEEARLAQYEAWDMIGGYAWPGLGGKPEYLDVIGVNYYSDNQWFLKGGTIGRDDPRYRPFADILAEVHQRYGRPILVAETGAEGDARVPWLDYVTGEVITALKADVPVEGVCLYPILDYPGWANDRHCETGLYGLCDEDGGRCLYQPLAAALERAQARIGALSGQPQFGRSELQAAQ; the protein is encoded by the coding sequence ATGCACTTCCCCACCCTGTTTGACAGCGCCTTCCTTGGCGGCTTCGAATGCTCGACGCACCGGCGGCATGACGGGCGCCGGCTCGACCTGATCGCGGCGACCGGCCACGACCGGCTGGCCGCCGAGGACTACCGGCGCATGGCCGCCCACGGCCTGCGCAGCGTGCGCGACGGCGTGCGCTGGCACCTGATCGAGACCACGCCGGGCCACTACGACTGGTCCAGCCTGCTGCCCATGGTCCGCGCGGCGCGCGAGGCGGGGGTCCAGGTGATCTGGGACCTCTGCCATTACGGCTGGCCGGATGACATCGACGTCTGGCGGCCCGCCTTCGTGGAGCGCTTCGCTTGCTTCGCCGGGGCCGCCGCCGCCCTGCTCCGCGACGAGGGCGTGGAAGCGCCCGCCTATTGCCCGGTCAACGAGATCTCCTACTGGGCCTGGGCCGGCGGTGACATGAAGCGCTTCAACCCGATGGCCGAGCGCCGTGGAGCCGAACTCAAGCACCAGCTCGTCCGCGCCAGCATCGCGGCCATCGACGCGATCCGCGCCGCCGACCCGCGCGCCCGCATCGTCCAGGTCGATCCGGTCATCAACGTGCTGCCCCGCCCCGACCGCAAGGGCGACGCCGGGGCCGCGGAGGAGGCCCGGCTGGCCCAATACGAGGCGTGGGACATGATCGGCGGCTACGCCTGGCCGGGGCTGGGCGGCAAGCCGGAGTATCTGGACGTGATCGGGGTGAACTACTACTCCGACAACCAGTGGTTCCTGAAGGGCGGTACCATCGGGCGCGACGACCCGCGCTACCGTCCCTTCGCCGACATCCTGGCGGAGGTCCACCAGCGCTACGGCCGCCCGATCCTGGTGGCCGAGACCGGCGCCGAGGGCGACGCCCGCGTGCCCTGGCTCGACTACGTGACGGGGGAGGTGATCACGGCCTTGAAGGCCGATGTGCCGGTGGAGGGCGTCTGCCTCTACCCGATCCTCGACTATCCCGGCTGGGCCAACGACCGCCATTGCGAGACCGGCCTCTACGGCCTGTGCGACGAGGACGGCGGACGTTGCCTGTATCAGCCGCTGGCCGCCGCCCTGGAGCGCGCGCAGGCCCGCATCGGCGCCCTGTCCGGCCAGCCGCAGTTCGGTCGTTCGGAACTCCAGGCGGCTCAATGA
- a CDS encoding ribbon-helix-helix domain-containing protein, whose protein sequence is MCRIFAGQDPERFRMVTRRVRLSGHSTSVCLEAAFWDALEEIAAMQGVSLGRFLSKLHDEVLARGVERRNFAGLLRCACLTYAQEVKGHRPCVEELEREARTDFAAVAAAGLPARIPAVLTAPEKERETA, encoded by the coding sequence ATGTGCCGAATTTTTGCCGGTCAGGACCCGGAGCGCTTCCGCATGGTAACCCGGCGGGTCCGCCTCAGCGGTCATTCGACGAGCGTCTGTCTGGAGGCGGCCTTCTGGGACGCGCTGGAGGAAATCGCGGCGATGCAGGGGGTCTCGCTGGGCCGCTTCTTGTCAAAGTTGCACGATGAAGTCTTGGCCCGCGGGGTGGAGCGGCGCAATTTCGCCGGCCTGCTGCGCTGCGCCTGCCTGACCTACGCCCAGGAGGTGAAGGGCCACCGTCCCTGCGTGGAGGAACTGGAACGGGAGGCGCGCACCGATTTCGCCGCGGTGGCCGCCGCCGGCCTTCCGGCGCGAATTCCGGCCGTCCTCACCGCTCCGGAAAAAGAACGCGAGACGGCCTGA
- the glf gene encoding UDP-galactopyranose mutase: MSRFARDHRVLFVEEPIHNDTPEPWLDVREDEGVHVLVPRLPAGLDGEAAITAQRQLLDRYLAEEGVTDPILWYYTPMSLGLSGHLRGALVVYDCMDELSAFHGAPPELVERERELMARADVVFTGGVSLYEAKRTLHPNAHAFPSSVDVAHFAAARGIVEEPADQAAIPHPRLGFYGVIDERLDIALLDAAAAARPDWQFVLVGPVVKIDPADLPRRPNIHYLGPKSYDDLPHYLAGWDVALMPFARNESTRFISPTKTPEYLAAGRPVVSTSITDVVRGYGDSGVVRIADAPEDFVAAVEASLADAADPERLRATADHVLRDMSWDKTQGRMKTLMEQARQRGRAAPPAHRPASAIHPAPHATRHVNGRAAGRRSGFDYLIVGAGFAGSVLAERLAAGLNKRVLLIDRRPHIGGNAYDHYDDAGVLIHRYGPHIFHTNAKPVADYLSRFTKWRPYEHRVLARVDERLVPIPINRTTVNQLYGLDLDEAGVAEFLKSRAEPVADVRTSEDVVVGAVGRELYEKFFRGYTRKQWGLDPSQLDKAVTARVPTRTNDDDRYFGDSFQAMPLNGYTRMFESMLDHPNIKVMLNTDFDDVRDEIAYDRIVFTGPIDEYFGHRFGKLPYRSLTFRHETVDREWFQPVAVVNEPSEAVPYTRVTEYKHLTGQSHPKTSITYEYPSAQGDPYYPIPRPENQELFRKYQALADNTPDVIFLGRLGTYRYYNMDQVVAQALAVYARLEKEEQQGRGLAAAARAFGSLGAEREVRVAGMGD; the protein is encoded by the coding sequence ATGTCGCGATTCGCGCGCGACCACCGTGTGCTGTTCGTCGAGGAGCCGATCCACAACGACACGCCCGAGCCCTGGCTCGACGTGCGCGAGGACGAAGGGGTCCATGTCCTGGTGCCCCGCCTGCCCGCCGGCCTGGACGGCGAGGCGGCCATCACCGCCCAGCGCCAGCTGCTCGACCGCTATCTGGCCGAGGAGGGGGTGACCGACCCGATCCTCTGGTACTATACGCCGATGAGCCTCGGCCTGTCCGGCCATCTGCGCGGGGCGCTGGTCGTCTATGACTGCATGGACGAGCTGTCGGCCTTCCATGGCGCGCCGCCGGAGCTGGTCGAGCGCGAGCGCGAGCTGATGGCGCGGGCCGACGTGGTGTTCACCGGCGGCGTCAGCCTCTACGAGGCCAAGCGCACCCTGCACCCCAACGCCCACGCCTTCCCCAGCAGCGTCGACGTCGCCCATTTCGCCGCCGCCCGCGGCATCGTCGAGGAGCCCGCCGACCAAGCGGCCATTCCGCACCCCCGGCTCGGCTTCTACGGCGTCATCGACGAGCGGCTGGACATCGCCCTGTTGGACGCCGCCGCCGCCGCGCGACCGGATTGGCAATTCGTCCTGGTCGGCCCGGTGGTGAAGATCGACCCGGCCGACCTGCCCCGCCGCCCGAACATCCACTATCTCGGCCCGAAGAGCTACGACGACCTGCCGCACTATCTGGCGGGCTGGGACGTCGCCCTGATGCCTTTCGCGCGCAACGAGTCCACCCGCTTCATCAGCCCGACCAAGACGCCGGAGTATCTGGCCGCCGGGCGCCCGGTCGTCTCCACCTCCATCACCGACGTGGTGCGCGGCTACGGCGACAGCGGCGTCGTGCGCATCGCCGACGCGCCGGAGGATTTCGTCGCCGCCGTCGAGGCTTCCCTGGCCGACGCCGCCGACCCGGAGCGTCTGCGCGCCACCGCCGACCATGTCCTGCGCGACATGTCCTGGGACAAGACCCAGGGCCGCATGAAGACGCTGATGGAGCAGGCCCGCCAGCGCGGCCGCGCCGCGCCGCCGGCCCACCGTCCGGCTTCCGCCATTCACCCGGCCCCCCATGCGACCCGGCACGTCAACGGCCGCGCCGCCGGCCGCCGCTCCGGTTTCGACTACCTGATCGTCGGGGCGGGCTTCGCCGGCAGCGTGCTGGCGGAACGGCTGGCGGCGGGGCTGAACAAGCGCGTGCTTCTGATCGACCGGCGCCCGCACATCGGCGGCAACGCCTACGATCACTACGACGACGCGGGTGTGCTGATCCACCGCTACGGCCCGCACATCTTCCACACCAACGCCAAGCCGGTCGCCGACTATCTGTCGCGCTTCACCAAGTGGCGCCCCTACGAGCACCGGGTGCTGGCGCGGGTGGACGAGCGGCTCGTCCCCATCCCGATCAACCGGACGACGGTCAACCAGCTGTACGGGCTGGACCTCGACGAGGCCGGCGTGGCGGAATTCCTGAAGAGCCGGGCGGAACCGGTGGCCGACGTCCGCACCTCGGAGGACGTGGTGGTCGGTGCGGTCGGGCGGGAGCTGTACGAGAAGTTCTTCCGCGGCTACACCCGCAAGCAATGGGGTCTCGACCCCTCGCAGCTCGACAAGGCGGTGACCGCCCGCGTGCCGACGCGGACCAACGACGACGACCGCTATTTTGGCGACAGCTTCCAGGCGATGCCGCTGAACGGCTACACGCGGATGTTCGAGAGCATGCTCGACCACCCGAACATCAAGGTGATGCTGAACACCGACTTCGACGACGTGCGCGACGAGATCGCCTATGACCGCATCGTCTTCACCGGTCCGATCGACGAGTATTTCGGGCACCGCTTCGGCAAGCTGCCCTACCGCTCCCTGACCTTCCGGCACGAGACGGTCGACCGGGAGTGGTTCCAGCCCGTCGCCGTGGTGAACGAGCCGTCGGAGGCGGTGCCTTACACCCGCGTCACCGAATACAAGCACCTGACCGGGCAGAGCCACCCGAAGACCAGCATCACCTACGAGTATCCCTCCGCCCAGGGTGATCCCTACTACCCGATCCCCCGGCCGGAGAATCAGGAGCTGTTCCGCAAGTACCAGGCGCTGGCCGACAACACGCCGGACGTCATCTTCCTGGGACGCCTCGGCACCTACCGCTACTACAACATGGACCAGGTGGTGGCGCAGGCGCTGGCGGTCTACGCCCGCCTGGAGAAGGAGGAGCAGCAGGGCCGCGGTCTCGCCGCCGCCGCGCGGGCCTTCGGCTCGCTGGGCGCGGAGCGGGAGGTGCGGGTCGCGGGGATGGGGGATTAG
- a CDS encoding Twin-arginine translocation pathway signal, whose amino-acid sequence MRSPTSTTAKPAPKTAIDRRAFLAASVTAAAATAILVSGGAILCPREAWAYETKALAPDTMRSLIRVARDIYPHDRLADRFYAVAMKAQDEKASADAALKELYESGMAKLDRLAKAKHDVPYVDVGWEADRVRLLHEIEADPFFQTVRGGLVTGIYNNQEVWPLFGYEGESAAKGGYIDRGFNDIEWL is encoded by the coding sequence ATGCGTTCTCCGACGAGCACAACAGCAAAACCCGCCCCGAAGACGGCGATCGACCGGCGCGCCTTCCTCGCGGCGTCGGTCACCGCCGCCGCGGCGACGGCCATATTGGTGTCGGGCGGGGCGATCCTCTGCCCGCGCGAAGCCTGGGCCTATGAGACCAAGGCGCTGGCGCCGGACACCATGCGCTCGCTGATCCGAGTGGCGCGGGACATCTACCCGCACGACCGGCTGGCCGACCGCTTCTACGCCGTCGCCATGAAGGCGCAGGACGAGAAGGCGTCCGCCGACGCCGCCCTGAAGGAGCTTTACGAATCCGGCATGGCGAAGCTCGACCGGCTGGCCAAGGCCAAGCACGACGTGCCCTACGTCGACGTCGGCTGGGAAGCCGACCGGGTCCGGCTGCTGCATGAGATCGAGGCCGATCCTTTCTTCCAGACGGTGCGCGGCGGGCTGGTGACCGGGATCTACAACAACCAGGAGGTCTGGCCGCTCTTCGGCTACGAGGGCGAGAGCGCGGCCAAGGGCGGCTACATCGACCGCGGGTTCAACGACATCGAGTGGCTCTGA
- a CDS encoding GMC family oxidoreductase: protein MAAKFDLNDDSVVVIVGSGAGGGTLGTQLALKGIKTVILEAGGRHNMEDFQNDEWASFAQISWLDPRTTSGSWRVSRDFPGLPAWIVKAVGGSTVHWAGAALRFQPHEFKTRTAYGEVAGANLLDWPITLEELEPWYAKAEDRMGVTRTNGIPGLPGNNNFKVLKAGADKMGYTECHTGNMAINSEPRDGRGGCQQIGFCFQGCKSGAKWSTLIAEIPKGEETGKLEVRANAQVLKIEHDAKGKVTGVVYADKDGAIQRQKARIVAVAGNSIESPRLLLNSASSLFPDGLANSSGQVGRNYMRHMTGSVYGVFEKPVRMYRGTTMAGVIRDEAKNKPDRGFVGGYEIETLSLGLPFMAAFLDPGSWGREFTSALDGYDHMAGMWLVGEDMPQESNRITLHADKKDKYGMPVPNVHFDDHPNDVAMRQHAYRQGMALYESVGATRTFPTPPYPSTHNLGTNRMSEKARDGVVNKWGQTHDVANLFVSDGSQFTTGGAENPTLTIVALALRQADYIAGQMAKNAI, encoded by the coding sequence ATGGCAGCGAAATTCGACCTGAACGACGACAGCGTCGTGGTGATCGTGGGATCCGGGGCCGGCGGCGGCACGCTGGGCACCCAGCTGGCCCTGAAGGGCATCAAGACGGTGATCCTGGAAGCTGGCGGCCGCCACAACATGGAGGATTTCCAGAACGACGAATGGGCCAGCTTCGCCCAGATCTCCTGGCTCGACCCGCGCACCACCTCGGGAAGCTGGCGGGTGTCGCGCGACTTTCCCGGCCTGCCGGCCTGGATCGTCAAGGCGGTCGGCGGCTCCACCGTGCACTGGGCGGGTGCCGCGCTGCGCTTCCAGCCGCACGAGTTCAAGACGCGCACCGCCTACGGCGAGGTCGCCGGCGCCAACCTGCTGGACTGGCCGATCACGCTGGAGGAGCTGGAGCCCTGGTACGCCAAGGCGGAGGACCGCATGGGTGTCACCCGCACCAACGGCATCCCCGGCCTGCCCGGCAACAACAACTTCAAGGTCCTGAAGGCCGGCGCCGACAAGATGGGCTACACGGAGTGCCACACCGGCAACATGGCGATCAATTCGGAGCCCCGCGACGGGCGCGGGGGCTGCCAGCAGATCGGCTTCTGCTTCCAGGGCTGCAAGTCCGGGGCGAAATGGTCGACCCTGATCGCCGAGATCCCCAAGGGCGAGGAGACCGGCAAGCTGGAGGTCCGCGCCAACGCCCAGGTGCTGAAGATCGAGCACGACGCCAAGGGCAAGGTGACCGGCGTCGTCTACGCCGACAAGGACGGGGCGATCCAGCGCCAGAAGGCCCGCATCGTCGCGGTCGCCGGCAACTCCATCGAAAGCCCCCGTCTGCTGCTGAACTCGGCGTCCTCCCTGTTCCCCGACGGTCTCGCCAACTCCTCCGGCCAAGTGGGGCGGAACTACATGCGGCACATGACCGGCTCGGTCTACGGCGTGTTCGAGAAGCCGGTGCGCATGTACCGCGGCACCACGATGGCCGGCGTCATCCGCGACGAGGCGAAGAACAAGCCCGACCGCGGCTTCGTCGGCGGCTACGAGATCGAGACCCTGTCGCTCGGCCTGCCCTTCATGGCCGCCTTCCTCGACCCCGGCTCCTGGGGGCGGGAATTCACCTCCGCGCTCGACGGCTACGACCATATGGCCGGCATGTGGCTGGTCGGCGAGGACATGCCGCAGGAGAGCAACCGCATCACCCTGCACGCCGACAAGAAGGACAAGTACGGGATGCCCGTCCCGAACGTCCATTTCGACGACCACCCCAACGACGTCGCCATGCGCCAGCACGCCTACCGCCAGGGCATGGCGCTCTATGAATCGGTGGGGGCGACCCGCACGTTCCCGACGCCGCCCTACCCGTCCACCCACAATCTGGGCACCAACCGGATGAGCGAGAAGGCGCGCGACGGCGTGGTGAACAAGTGGGGCCAGACCCACGACGTGGCGAACCTGTTCGTCTCCGACGGCTCGCAGTTCACCACCGGCGGCGCCGAGAACCCCACCCTGACAATCGTCGCGCTGGCGCTGCGCCAAGCCGACTACATCGCCGGCCAAATGGCCAAGAACGCGATCTGA
- a CDS encoding MBL fold metallo-hydrolase, with amino-acid sequence MTRQIPLDSAERADDPERDRARDDGTREIAPDLAYRRLAIVNVVFVGVPGAGDRPSDRPSDRQWVLIDAGVMGTAGLIARAAEERFGPDSRPAAIVMTHGHFDHVGALEELAERWEAPVYAHGLEHPYLDGRASYPPPDPSVGGGLMSLMAPLYPRGPVNVGGRLRPLPEDGSVPGMPGWRWLATPGHSPGHVSFWRAADRTLIAGDAFITTRQESAYAVAVQDPEMHGPPMYYTTDWAKARDSVALLAGLEPELVVTGHGPAMRGSGMRAALHDLARDFERIAVPAHGTYVDSPARAEDGSAYRPP; translated from the coding sequence ATGACGCGGCAGATCCCTCTCGATTCCGCGGAGCGGGCCGACGATCCGGAGCGGGACCGGGCGCGCGACGACGGCACGCGGGAGATCGCTCCCGATCTGGCCTACCGGCGCCTCGCCATCGTCAACGTCGTTTTCGTCGGCGTGCCGGGGGCCGGCGACCGGCCCAGCGACCGGCCCAGCGACCGGCAATGGGTGCTGATCGACGCCGGCGTCATGGGCACGGCGGGCCTCATCGCCCGGGCGGCGGAGGAGCGGTTCGGGCCGGACTCGCGGCCCGCGGCCATTGTGATGACCCACGGTCATTTCGACCATGTCGGCGCCCTTGAGGAGCTGGCCGAGCGCTGGGAGGCGCCGGTCTACGCCCACGGGTTGGAGCATCCCTATCTCGACGGCCGCGCGTCCTACCCGCCGCCCGATCCGTCGGTCGGCGGCGGCCTGATGTCCCTGATGGCGCCGCTCTACCCCCGCGGGCCGGTGAATGTGGGCGGCCGGCTGCGCCCCCTTCCCGAGGACGGCAGCGTTCCGGGCATGCCGGGGTGGCGCTGGCTTGCCACGCCGGGGCACAGCCCCGGACACGTCTCCTTCTGGCGCGCGGCGGACCGGACCCTGATCGCGGGCGACGCCTTCATCACGACGCGCCAGGAATCCGCCTATGCCGTGGCCGTCCAGGACCCGGAGATGCACGGCCCGCCCATGTACTACACGACGGATTGGGCGAAGGCGCGGGATTCGGTGGCGTTGCTGGCTGGGCTTGAGCCCGAGTTGGTGGTCACCGGCCACGGCCCCGCCATGCGGGGCAGCGGCATGCGGGCGGCGCTCCATGACCTCGCCCGCGATTTCGAGCGGATCGCCGTGCCGGCGCACGGGACCTACGTCGACTCACCCGCCCGCGCCGAGGACGGCAGCGCCTACCGGCCGCCCTGA